The DNA window AAAAAGGCTGTATTGGTCACCGGCTGCTCTTCGGGCATAGGCCGCGCCATCGCAATCCATCTGTCGGCAAACGATTTCACGGTATTTGCAACCGTCAGAAAGAGCGGAGATGTGGAGAGCCTGCAAGAGCTGCGAAGACCCAACCTGATCCCAACCTATCCTCTCGATTTGACAAACTTGGACCATATCCAGAAAGTCCGGGCGTTTGTCGAAGAG is part of the Chloroflexota bacterium genome and encodes:
- a CDS encoding SDR family NAD(P)-dependent oxidoreductase, which produces MHSARKTQRNRYAKKAVLVTGCSSGIGRAIAIHLSANDFTVFATVRKSGDVESLQELRRPNLIPTYPLDLTNLDHIQKVRAFVEE